One Verrucomicrobiia bacterium DNA segment encodes these proteins:
- a CDS encoding YtxH domain-containing protein produces the protein MKKLIWIVIGIAIGAAAMYFYDKNKPTETEKAVTEVQHEAEQTQGRVSKFVDNAANKLDKAMNKELN, from the coding sequence ATGAAAAAATTGATCTGGATTGTGATCGGCATCGCGATCGGCGCGGCGGCCATGTATTTCTATGACAAGAATAAGCCGACCGAAACCGAGAAGGCGGTGACTGAAGTTCAGCACGAGGCGGAGCAGACGCAGGGGCGCGTGAGCAAATTCGTGGATAATGCGGCCAATAAGCTCGATAAGGCGATGAACAAGGAACTCAATTAG